The Pantoea nemavictus genome includes a region encoding these proteins:
- the hldE gene encoding bifunctional D-glycero-beta-D-manno-heptose-7-phosphate kinase/D-glycero-beta-D-manno-heptose 1-phosphate adenylyltransferase HldE: MKVTLPTFGKATVLVVGDVMLDRYWYGPTSRISPEAPVPVVKVDTIEERPGGAANVAMNIAALGAASRLIGLTGADDAARVLSETLQQVNVDCDFVAVKSHPTITKLRVLSRNQQLIRLDFEEGFEQIDPQPIHDRMRQSLTEIGALVLSDYGKGALNSVQTMIQLAREAKVPVLIDPKGTDFERYRGATLLTPNLSEFEAVVGKCKTVDEIVSRGMQLIADYELSALLVTRSENGMTLLQPGKAPLHLPTQAQEVYDVTGAGDTVIGVLAAVLAAGDNLEEACFLANAAAGVVVGKLGTSTVSTVELENAIHARPETGFGVMTEAELKTAVAHARQRGEKVVMTNGVFDILHAGHVSYLANARKLGDRLIVAVNSDASTKRLKGETRPVNPQENRMIVLGALEAVDWVVLFEEDTPQRLIAEVLPDLLVKGGDYKPEDIAGSKEVWANGGDVRVLNFEDGISTSNIIKTIRSH, translated from the coding sequence ATGAAAGTAACACTGCCCACTTTTGGCAAGGCCACTGTGCTGGTCGTCGGCGATGTCATGTTAGATCGCTATTGGTATGGCCCTACCAGCCGTATTTCTCCGGAAGCACCGGTGCCGGTGGTCAAGGTGGATACCATTGAAGAGCGTCCAGGCGGAGCGGCTAACGTTGCGATGAACATTGCTGCGCTCGGTGCCGCTTCACGCTTAATTGGCCTTACCGGCGCAGATGATGCAGCGCGCGTGCTGAGTGAAACTTTACAGCAGGTGAATGTCGACTGCGATTTTGTGGCGGTAAAAAGCCATCCAACCATCACTAAACTACGCGTATTGTCGCGCAATCAGCAGCTCATTCGCCTCGATTTCGAAGAGGGTTTTGAGCAGATTGACCCGCAGCCGATTCACGATCGTATGCGTCAATCGCTGACTGAGATTGGTGCGCTGGTGCTGTCTGATTACGGCAAAGGTGCGCTAAACAGCGTCCAGACGATGATTCAGCTGGCACGTGAAGCCAAAGTGCCAGTATTGATTGATCCCAAAGGCACCGATTTCGAGCGTTATCGCGGTGCGACGCTGCTGACACCAAATTTATCTGAATTCGAAGCGGTAGTGGGCAAGTGTAAAACCGTCGACGAAATTGTTAGTCGTGGTATGCAGTTAATCGCAGATTACGAACTCTCCGCACTGCTGGTGACGCGTTCAGAAAACGGCATGACGCTGCTGCAGCCGGGCAAAGCACCGCTGCATCTGCCAACGCAGGCGCAGGAAGTGTATGACGTTACTGGTGCGGGCGATACGGTAATTGGCGTGCTGGCTGCCGTGCTGGCGGCAGGTGACAACCTTGAAGAAGCCTGTTTCCTCGCCAATGCTGCAGCTGGCGTGGTGGTCGGCAAGCTGGGTACCTCAACAGTCAGCACGGTTGAGCTGGAGAACGCGATCCATGCGCGTCCGGAAACCGGATTTGGTGTGATGACCGAAGCTGAGCTGAAAACTGCCGTTGCTCATGCGCGTCAGCGCGGTGAAAAGGTGGTTATGACCAACGGCGTGTTTGACATCCTGCATGCGGGACACGTTTCATATCTGGCGAATGCGCGCAAGCTGGGCGATCGACTGATTGTGGCTGTTAACAGCGATGCTTCTACCAAACGTTTGAAAGGCGAAACGCGTCCAGTCAATCCGCAGGAAAACCGCATGATTGTGCTCGGTGCTCTGGAAGCGGTCGATTGGGTGGTGTTGTTCGAAGAAGATACGCCGCAACGTCTGATTGCTGAAGTGCTGCCGGATTTGCTGGTGAAAGGTGGCGATTACAAGCCTGAGGATATCGCGGGAAGCAAAGAAGTGTGGGCGAACGGCGGCGACGTGCGTGTGCTCAACTTTGAAGATGGCATCTCAACAAGCAACATTATTAAAACCATTCGAAGCCATTAA
- the ubiK gene encoding ubiquinone biosynthesis accessory factor UbiK → MIDTKKIEQLARQVHEAMPKGIRDFGDDVEKKIRQVLQAQLTRMDLVNREEFDVQTQVLLRTREKLAALEQRLAKLESESPAAPAPAIITPDPAGKIDTPQ, encoded by the coding sequence ATGATCGACACGAAAAAAATTGAACAACTGGCTCGCCAGGTACATGAAGCTATGCCGAAAGGTATTCGCGATTTTGGCGACGATGTCGAAAAGAAAATCCGTCAGGTCCTGCAGGCGCAGTTGACGCGTATGGACCTGGTTAACCGTGAAGAGTTTGATGTGCAGACACAGGTTCTGCTGCGTACCCGCGAGAAATTAGCCGCACTGGAACAGCGCCTGGCGAAATTAGAGAGTGAAAGTCCTGCGGCACCAGCCCCAGCGATTATCACGCCAGATCCTGCTGGTAAAATCGATACGCCACAGTGA